A window of Nicotiana tabacum cultivar K326 chromosome 24, ASM71507v2, whole genome shotgun sequence contains these coding sequences:
- the LOC107771707 gene encoding uncharacterized protein LOC107771707 produces MVHRNEACEKCTQTCLLIHGQRDPSHIVNSFFKVMIDKRFSKVLYFPPGFARLVSHLTNQATYLEDSSGQKWKVGICIHNGSLAIREGWHAFSSEHGLKMGDFLVFHYIQEQHFVVQIFGTSGCQKISFDNGTSTGKKRQRTNCKATSQDELLPSRKKWNSTPSDTAVPESEMADHEPATTTFASNIDADTGILEIVPEAEAISDILQGENGPGNHVSTNSISQRESSSVDEVPVEMEFLTFKEPVHFLDIGITQTEKISEPVNDILLLGQKDENVHNMGLISSMSSAENGGKGSHLVLPSNKESRCSNQVTREKSNEASHIDKQERKEMAAKTHFSAKKLNGKEPNITEKDGQSFPKAVSGNNKVTKSEPADSGDASFPDAGSFSCLLRADGRNFLELPQSWPQVLTGRKKLEHITIFLQGPDDRPWPVTYHERAGSKVLASRWAEFTAVYGIKPGDECRFQLLNLSERRFTVHIAHKLDVTQATLS; encoded by the exons TACTTTCCCCCCGGATTTGCTCGATTGGTGTCTCACTTGACTAATCAAGCAACTTATCTGGAGGACTCAAGTGGACAGAAATGGAAGGTGGGAATATGTATTCATAACGGTTCGCTTGCAATTAGAGAGGGATGGCATGCATTTTCATCAGAACATGGTCTGAAAATGGGGGACTTCTTGGTTTTCCACTATATTCAGGAACAGCACTTTGTTGTTCAAATATTTGGAACAAGTGGTTGTCAAAAGATCAGCTTTGACAATGGCACTAGCACAGGGAAGAAAAGGCAAAGAACTAATTGTAAAGCAACTTCCCAAGATGAGCTGCTACCGTCAAGAAAAAAGTGGAATTCAACACCCTCAGATACTGCTGTACCAGAGTCTGAAATGGCTGATCACGAGCCAGCGACCACAACTTTTGCATCAAACATAGATGCTGACACTGGAATCCTAGAAATAGTTCCCGAAGCAGAAGCAATCAGTGATATTCTACAAGGTGAAAACGGACCTGGTAATCATGTTAGCACCAATTCAATATCACAAAGGGAGTCAAGTTCAGTAGATGAGGTTCCTGTTGAGATGGAGTTCTTAACCTTTAAAGAACCTGTCCACTTCCTTGACATTGGAATCACTCAGACTGAAAAAATTTCTGAACCAGTGAACGATATTTTACTTTTGGGCCAAAAAGATGAAAATGTCCATAATATGGGTCTTATCTCTAGCATGTCTTCAGCTGAAAATGGTGGCAAGG GTAGTCATTTGGTCTTGCCATCTAATAAAGAAAGTCGCTGCAGCAATCAGGTTACCAGAGAGAAATCCAATGAAGCATCTCATATTG ATAAGCAAGAACGGAAGGAGATGGCAGCAAAAACACATTTCTCTGCTAAAAAGCTAAATG GAAAAGAGCCAAACATAACAGAGAAAGATGGTCAAAGTTTTCCAAAGGCTGTAAGTGGTAATAACAAAGTTACCAAAAGTGAGCCTGCTGATTCAGGAGACGCATCATTTCCTGATGCTGGCAGCTTCTCATGTTTGCTACGGGCGGATGGTCGAAATTTTCTG GAATTACCACAAAGCTGGCCACAAGTTTTGACGGGCAGGAAAAAGCTGGAACACATTACTATTTTTCTCCAAGGACCAGATGATAGACCCTGGCCTGTCACCTATCATGAGAGAGCAGGTTCTAAGGTTTTGGCGAGTCGCTGGGCAGAATTTACTGCAGTTTATGGCATTAAGCCGGGGGATGAATGTCGATTCCAACTTTTAAATCTGTCAGAACGCAGATTTACGGTACACATAGCCCACAAGTTAGATGTTACTCAAGCTACTTTGAGTTGA
- the LOC142178174 gene encoding uncharacterized protein LOC142178174, whose translation MYGSEARILIEVGELALRFSRANEEVNNEALLVKLDFLDEHRDLAYMRMVAQKQRMERYYNRRINLRYFKVGDLVLRKVTQSTREINVGKLGPTSEGPYRVSAITGKGS comes from the coding sequence ATGTACGGTTCGGAGGCTCGAATACTGATAGAAGTAGGGGAGCTAGCTTTGAGGTTTTCCCGAGCAAACGAAGAAGTAAACAATGAAGCGTTGCTGGTAAAGCTAGACTTTCTCGATGAACACCGGGACTTGGCGTACATGAGGATGGTGGCTCAAAAGCAAAGGAtggaaaggtattataatcgcaGGATAaatctccgttatttcaaagtaggagatttgGTTTTGAGGAAGGTCACTCAAAGCACTCGAGAAATCAATGTCGGGAAGCTGGGACCAACGTCAGAAGGTCCTTACCGGGTTTCGGCTATCACCGGTAAAGGATCATAA